The genomic window GAATGGGATCTTGCCAGCGACCGGCGACACTGGGCGCTGGTGATGCAGGCCGACGAGGCGGCGATCGACGCCCGCATCGCCCGCGAACGCGGCCGCGACCCCGACCTGTGGGCCGTCGAGATCGAAAGCCGCGATGGCCGCACCCTGCTGGATCAGGACGGGCTGGCGTGACGGCCCCGGCGCCGCCACGGCAAATCTTGTGGCTTTCCCGTGACATTCCGCCCGCTTGCCCCTATAAGATGCCAGCCCAAGGCAGGATAAGAATACGATGAGCGACCCCGCCCCCCAGCCCATGGATTATGGCGCCGATTCCATCAAGGTTCTCAAGGGCCTGGAAGCCGTGCGCAAGCGTCCTGGCATGTATATCGGCGACACCGACGACGGCTCGGGCCTGCATCACATGGTCTATGAGGTCGTGGACAACGGCATCGACGAGGCCCTGGCGGGCCATGCCGATTTCGTTCGCGTCAAGATCCATGCCGATGGCAGCGTCTCGGTGCGCGACAATGGCCGTGGCATCCCGGTGGACATGCACCCGACCGAAGGCGTCTCGGCGGCCGAGGTCATCATGACCCAGCTGCATGCAGGCGGAAAGTTCGACCAGAACAGCTACAAGGTGTCGGGCGGCCTGCACGGCGTCGGCGTTTCGGTCGTGAACGCGCTGTCGGACTGGCTGGAACTGCGCGTCTGGCGCAACGGCAAGGAACATTTCGCACGGTTCGAGAACGGCGACACGGTCGAACATCTGCGCGTGGTGGGCGATGCCGCGCCCGGCGAAAAGGGCACCGAGGTGCGCTTTCTGGCCTCTTCGAAAGAAGATCGGCCCGATGGCACCTTTTCCAACCGCGACTACAGCTACAAGGTGCTGGAAAACCGGCTGCGGGAACTGGCCTTTCTGAACTCGGGCGTGCGCATCATCCTTGAAGATGAACGGCACGCCGAGCCGCTGCGCACCGAACTTTACTACGAAGGCGGCGTGCGCGAGTTCGTCAAGTTCATCGACCGCTCGAAAACGCCGGTGATGTCCGACCCGATCTTCATCCAGGGCGAGCGCGGCGGCATCGGGGTCGAGGTGGCGATGTGGTGGAACGATAGCTACCACGAAACCGTGCTGCCCTTTACCAACAACATCCCGCAGCGCGACGGCGGCACCCATCTGGCCGGCTTTCGCGGCGCGCTGACCCGTGTCATCACCAAATATGCCCAGGACAGCGGCATCGCCCGCAAGGAGAAGGTGGATTTCACCGGCGATGACGCGCGCGAGGGCCTGACCTGCGTGCTGTCGGTGAAGGTGCCGGACCCCAAGTTCTCCAGCCAGACCAAGGACAAGCTGGTCTCCTCAGAGGTGCGTCCTGCGGTCGAGGGCCTGGTCGGCGAAAAGCTGGCCGAATGGTTCGAGGAAAACCCCGCCGAGGCGAAAACCATCGTCGGCAAGATCATCGAGGCGGCGCTGGCGCGCGAGGCGGCGCGCAAGGCCCGCGAACTGACCCGGCGCAAGACGGCGATGGACGTGGCTTCGCTGCCCGGCAAGCTGGCCGATTGCCAGGAAAAGGATCCGGCGCTTTCGGAATTGTTCATCGTCGAGGGCGACAGCGCCGGCGGCTCGGCCAAGCAGGGCCGGTCGCGCCAGAACCAGGCCGTGCTGCCCCTGCGCGGCAAGATCCTGAACGTGGAACGCGCGCGTTTCGACCGGATGCTGTCCAGCGACCAGATCGGCACCCTGATCACCGCGCTGGGCACCGGCATCGGCCGCGACGAATTCAATCTGGACAAGCTGCGCTATCACAAGATCGTCATCATGACCGATGCCGATGTCGACGGCGCGCATATCCGCACGCTGCTGCTGACCTTCTTCTTCCGTCAGATGCCCGAGCTGATCGAGGCGGGGCATCTCTATATCGCGCAGCCGCCGCTTTACAAGGTGACGCGCGGCCGGTCCGA from Paracoccus sp. SMMA_5_TC includes these protein-coding regions:
- the gyrB gene encoding DNA topoisomerase (ATP-hydrolyzing) subunit B produces the protein MSDPAPQPMDYGADSIKVLKGLEAVRKRPGMYIGDTDDGSGLHHMVYEVVDNGIDEALAGHADFVRVKIHADGSVSVRDNGRGIPVDMHPTEGVSAAEVIMTQLHAGGKFDQNSYKVSGGLHGVGVSVVNALSDWLELRVWRNGKEHFARFENGDTVEHLRVVGDAAPGEKGTEVRFLASSKEDRPDGTFSNRDYSYKVLENRLRELAFLNSGVRIILEDERHAEPLRTELYYEGGVREFVKFIDRSKTPVMSDPIFIQGERGGIGVEVAMWWNDSYHETVLPFTNNIPQRDGGTHLAGFRGALTRVITKYAQDSGIARKEKVDFTGDDAREGLTCVLSVKVPDPKFSSQTKDKLVSSEVRPAVEGLVGEKLAEWFEENPAEAKTIVGKIIEAALAREAARKARELTRRKTAMDVASLPGKLADCQEKDPALSELFIVEGDSAGGSAKQGRSRQNQAVLPLRGKILNVERARFDRMLSSDQIGTLITALGTGIGRDEFNLDKLRYHKIVIMTDADVDGAHIRTLLLTFFFRQMPELIEAGHLYIAQPPLYKVTRGRSEVYLKDEAALEDYLIEQGIDGASLRLGSGEQITGADLARVVEEARLARRLLRAYPTHYPPHITEQAAIAGALVQGRVDADAQGVANSVAARLNLIAAEYERGWTGRPTQDHGIRLTRLLRGVEESRTLDGPMLRSAESRRLGAMTESLQETYGHGAHLIRKDRDTPIHGPLDLLKAIFLEGEKGLSLQRYKGLGEMNPEQLWETTLDPAARTMLQVRIEDLSEADDIFTKLMGDVVEPRRDFIQQNALSVENLDI
- a CDS encoding DUF1491 family protein translates to MAEPRLATGIWVAAYLRRLGLADIPAYVLHRGDDTAGSVLVKCASLDGQASLWAREWDLASDRRHWALVMQADEAAIDARIARERGRDPDLWAVEIESRDGRTLLDQDGLA